Genomic segment of Tachysurus fulvidraco isolate hzauxx_2018 chromosome 22, HZAU_PFXX_2.0, whole genome shotgun sequence:
TTTGAGTCTAtattgtgtagggattacgttcctATCCGATAATGTTAGAGATGTtgtaacatctgtatgttagaaatgtaataaatgtaatgtaaatgtaaatctccgaaacagagcagaaatgtcatataGAGGCAATTTATATCATTTCTGTTGCATTTCGCCTCTGTTTCAAAGATGTTAATGTATCTCTAAATAccaatgtatatatgtattatatacagatatacgttattatatatagatatacattaGAGATCTATGTTATCTTTAActtgattggtcacaaaaataatcccttgGCATTTTGGCTCTGTTTCAAAGATGTTAGCATATCTCTAaatgacaatatatatatatatatatatatatatatatatatatatatatatatatatatatatatatatatatatatgatcaaatctgtatcattttattaactcactatcattattaaatattgtatacaatacatttcttctccctcttcaccttttggccattttctcctctgctaaagaaactcttatGCCTCTTAAAAGTCCCTCTCACTACTCCTAAGACtatatgagctcttttaagggtgaagatgtttataaataacttttatctttactaggatcttctctgTAATTTGAAGTGGAAAAACTCACATTTCTAAGACTTTAGAATGTTCATGAATACAGACCCAGGTTTATGTGGAGCATCTGatatacaagtccctgtgaccGAGTTGGTAATAtctatagaaacaaaaaaactacTTGAACGAGTGCATTAATAAAAACTGGTTATTTATCTTTCAGCTGGAATTATTTCCAGAGCTGCTGTCATAGCAAATAAATCAtcattttctgaccaatcagaattgagaattttggtagaaaacacaatgactgtttaaatgttaatgacATACACTGAGATTGACTAAAGTGCCAGCTCATCAATCCGGGAATGAAAATAAATCCATGTAAACAACtggagcaaaagagagagatgcaaatgTAAACTCTTATCTCTTATAAATTTCTTCTTGTTGGCTTAATTTTACTCACTGATGGTACAAACACTGGTtaatattttgaattatttggTTTATTCTTCTTTAGTCAATTAATACAAATGCTAATTTGTTCAGCTGTTTATTTTACTTAGCTCAATGGTTCATATGAAATGATGTCAGTTTAGTGAATCACATGGTAACGTATTACCTGTAGGTCTCTATAAAAGCATACAGACATGTGAGACTGCGATTAATGTAGATGTCTGTGTGGAATAGGTTTCTCTATCTCAGCTATGTGATTAAACAGGAAGCTTTTCTGTAAGAGAGTGCCATCTAGTGTCTAACAATGTTCCACAAGCAGGAAAGGGTTAAGCACATATTCATTTGTGCGGAGAGCATCAACAACTAAAGTTAAAAATATACAAGGTCAGTAAAGATGTAGCGTACCCAAAGAATATGCaatattgatattaataaatcatAGAATTGATACTGAAAcacaattctgtgtgtgtgtgtgtgtgtgtgtgtgtgagagagagagagagagagagagagagagagagagtgagagagagtgagtgcttTCAGAAGAGACAGTTCATACATTTGACAGTTTTGCTGCCATAGTCCACACATTCAGGTCCAATGCACTCGCAGCACGCATTATGGAACCAGCGATACTTTGATGCACCCATCGATTCACAGTACTGCTTACACTGACGGATAGACAAGCACTCGTCAAAATACACCACCGTGCACAGGTTATCTGtcagagaggagatgagatgagacgaggaaaggagaggagatgagagaagagaagacgatagaagagaagagaggaggagagaagagaaaagaagagaagaggagatgaGACGAGAGATAAGAGGAGATatgaaatgagaaaagaaatcacagcagaaataacaaaaaatatatgtttctcccctttttataattaaaatattttttataaatattcatttttttaataattattgattattataattttttttattataattttttgatATCTGTTCAAACAATTTACTCTTTCTGGTACCTTTCTCATAGGTATCATGGAGGCTTGTCccagacagagaaacactttGATGGTCTTGCACCAGAGACTCCAGAAAGGAAACAAGGTTCTCGTGGTGCGAGAGTTCCTCAGCCACGGGAAACGACACCACCATCATGTTAATGGGAGTGTCTCCATCAGTGAGGGCCCTAAAGAGTGACGGGATCGGGGCGTGGAGGTCCTCCAC
This window contains:
- the twsg1a gene encoding twisted gastrulation protein homolog 1-A, translated to MRSALFLVLLLSSLCSLLLLSHIPIISACNKALCASDVSKCLLQGLCQCQPSEGNCSCCKECMLCLNTLWEECCDCVGMCNPRNYSETPPTSKSTVEDLHAPIPSLFRALTDGDTPINMMVVSFPVAEELSHHENLVSFLESLVQDHQSVSLSGTSLHDTYEKDNLCTVVYFDECLSIRQCKQYCESMGASKYRWFHNACCECIGPECVDYGSKTVKCMNCLF